In the genome of Nymphaea colorata isolate Beijing-Zhang1983 chromosome 9, ASM883128v2, whole genome shotgun sequence, one region contains:
- the LOC116260885 gene encoding ankyrin repeat domain-containing protein, chloroplastic — translation MHALSSPAWVLNSPPSVLPRSVHSRFPCLLNHLHVSTTKNHVLFYPCQVPGTRFARFSPAATSDSFIEDAEDVVVGDCVVFEEGIFDDPFLEENHYQRPRALETKPRRRQKKTTVVEETLVPEKWKDIQAEINMTKKDKRRIARELEFASRLEKKKKREFDVDQYSAYRSLKLSQLKPLVLDNPDYPVRENDSDGDDEQQAAEIDGYAQVEDFSPSSGRVVPRNPRLDVDGASFLDIKRSLENSPEDGSKESKGSRKLFTKEEKLLLNRRIPDLADASSSKWIPVHTLAASGQFYLLDMLLKHNVDINAIDKDGLTALHKAILCKKQAVTNYLLRESANPFVRDRDGATLIHYAVLVASVHAIKILILYNVDINLSDNYGWTPLHLAVQTRRTDVVRLLLIKGADKSLKNKDGLTPLEMCLYGGRDLRTYELIKLLKLFPKPRLS, via the exons atgcacgcGCTGTCGTCCCCCGCCTGGGTACTCAATTCCCCACCTTCTGTGCTTCCCCGCTCAGTCCATTCTCGCTTCCCTTGCCTTCTCAATCACCTGCACGTTTCCACCACTAAGAACCACGTCCTTTTCTACCCCTGCCAAGTTCCCGGGACGCGCTTCGCGCGATTCTCTCCCGCCGCTACCTCAGATTCCTTCATCGAAGACGCGGAAGACGTTGTCGTCGGCGACTGTGTCGTTTTCGAGGAAGGCATCTTCGACGATCCTTTTCTTGAGGAAAACCACTATCAGCGGCCTCGAGCGCTCGAGACAAAGCCCCGAAGGCGGCAGAAGAAAACCACCGTTGTGGAGGAGACATTAGTTCCCGAGAAATGGAAGGACATCCAGGCCGAAATCAACATGACCAAGAAGGACAAGCGAAGAATTGCTCGGGAATTAGAGTTCGCTAGCCgtttggagaagaagaagaagagggagttCGACGTTGATCAGTACTCGGCTTATCGATCGCTCAAGCTATCTCAGTTGAAGCCACTCGTCCTCGACAACCCAGATTACCCTGTAAGGGAAAATGATTCCGATGGAGATGACGAGCAGCAAGCGGCGGAGATCGATGGTTATGCGCAGGTCGAGGATTTTTCTCCTTCGAGTGGGAGGGTTGTGCCGAGGAACCCTAGATTGGATGTTGATGGTGCCTCGTTTCTTGACATAAAAAGGTCACTGGAAAATAGCCCCGAAGATGGCAGCAAGGAGTCTAAAG GCTCTCGCAAGCTATTTACGAAGGAGGAGAAGCTTTTGCTAAATAGACGGATACCTGATCTAGCAGATGCATCTTCA AGTAAATGGATACCAGTACACACTCTTGCTGCATCTGGACAATTCTACCTTCTTGATATGTTGCTGAAACATAATGTTGATATCAATGCCATTGACAAG GATGGTCTCACTGCACTACACAAAGCCATACTTTGCAAGAAGCAGGCTGTTACCAACTACCTGTTGAGAGAATCTGCAAATCCTTTTGTTAGAGACAGA GATGGTGCTACTTTGATACATTATGCGGTACTGGTTGCATCTGTTCATGCTATTAAGATTCTAATACTATACAATGTGGACATTAATCTTTCTGACAAT TATGGATGGACTCCGCTGCATCTTGCTGTACAAACACGACGAACAGATGTGGTACGACTCCTGTTAATTAAAGGAGCTGACAAGTCCTTGAAAAACAAG GATGGATTGACCCCACTAGAGATGTGTCTTTATGGTGGTAGAGACCTACGCACTTATGAGCTTATTAAGCTGCTGAAGCTGTTCCCTAAGCCTCGACTCtcttaa
- the LOC116260585 gene encoding pentatricopeptide repeat-containing protein At2g02980, chloroplastic-like: MQPTVRRSAWPSRLLRCLSTVSGVPTTAFGSGHLLSRPPHLFSLLQSCSCLDAFNQVLAQVFTYGLSGDPFTLARALSSLCSLSPSSDLRYARLLFEHTETPNAFSWNTIIRAYSVHPLHHQECFFLFIRMLLSGVYPDKYTFPFVLRACSAAAFSAQASDEGGSEWLSAARRLFDEMPERSTVTWNAMTSCHVKCKCEVQGLVLFNKMLVSRVEPNEATLVNVLMACAATGARRYGKCLHAYVQRKYMWMANVDLGTSLIHMYMKCGDICSALLVFRSMVVKDVPAWTAAIGGLALQGRGSEAIAVFDRMVYSDVKPDAVTFTSLLHACSHSGLVGEGLRFFNLMVDVYGIKPGIQHYCCIVDLLGRSGLLLEALKVIRSMPYEPNAAIWYTILSSCAIHGDFELAERIAYQVQTGREVTDGAYYVLLSNMYAKLGNWKQVTKMRDMMVDSKANKVAGYSMIEVNGSVNTFLVGDDTHELTLEIYSLLHGISQELKLAGHVSFAVVVNH, encoded by the exons ATGCAGCCGACGGTCCGGCGGTCGGCGTGGCCGTCGCGGCTTCTGCGCTGCTTGTCGACAGTCTCCGGTGTGCCAACTACCGCCTTCGGTTCAGGTCATCTTCTCTCCAGGCCTCCCCACCTTTTCTCTCTTCTGCAATCTTGCTCGTGCCTCGACGCCTTCAACCAAGTACTGGCGCAGGTGTTCACCTATGGCCTCTCCGGCGACCCCTTCACTCTCGCCCGtgccctctcctccctctgttCTCTCTCGCCCTCCTCCGACCTCCGCTACGCCCGCCTTCTCTTCGAACACACGGAGACACCCAATGCCTTTTCGTGGAACACCATCATCAGAGCCTACTCTGTCCATCCTCTCCACCATCAGGAAtgcttctttctcttcatcagGATGCTTCTTAGCGGCGTTTACCCTGATAAGTACACCTTTCCTTTTGTGTTAAGGGCCTGCTCAGCTGCTGCCTTCTCTGCCCAAG CTTCGGATGAGGGTGGTTCTGAGTGGTTGTCCGCTGCCCGTCGGTTGTTCGATGAAATGCCTGAGAGAAGTACTGTAACTTGGAATGCCATGACTTCGTGCCACGTTAAATGTAAATGTGAGGTGCAAGGTTTGGTGCTGTTCAACAAGATGCTGGTTTCGAGAGTGGAGCCAAACGAGGCTACGTTGGTAAATGTACTCATGGCTTGTGCTGCCACTGGGGCGAGAAGGTATGGGAAATGCCTTCATGCTTACGTTCAGAGGAAGTATATGTGGATGGCGAACGTTGATTTGGGCACAAGCCttattcatatgtatatgaaatgtGGGGATATCTGTAGTGCGCTACTTGTATTTCGCAGCATGGTCGTGAAGGACGTTCCCGCTTGGACTGCTGCTATTGGAGGTCTCGCATTGCAAGGTCGTGGTAGCGAGGCCATTGCTGTGTTTGATCGCATGGTTTATTCCGACGTTAAGCCAGACGCAGTAACCTTCACCAGTCTCCTCCATGCTTGCAGCCATTCAGGCTTGGTAGGTGAAGGACTTCGCTTCTTCAATCTCATGGTTGATGTTTATGGAATCAAACCAGGAATTCAGCATTACTGTTGCATAGTTGATCTGTTGGGCAGATCCGGGCTGCTACTGGAGGCCCTAAAAGTTATAAGGTCTATGCCATATGAACCAAATGCTGCCATCTGGTACACCATTCTTAGTTCTTGTGCAATTCATGGAGATTTTGAGCTAGCAGAACGAATAGCATACCAAGTGCAAACAGGTAGAGAGGTTACGGATGGTGCATACTATGTTCTTTTGTCAAATATGTATGCTAAATTAGGGAACTGGAAGCAGGTAACAAAAATGAGAGATATGATGGTCGATAGTAAGGCTAACAAAGTTGCAGGTTACAGCATGATAGAGGTAAATGGTAGTGTTAATACTTTCTTGGTGGGGGATGATACACACGAGCTAACCCTGGAAATATATTCTCTGCTACATGGGATCTCTCAAGAGTTAAAACTAGCCGGTCATGTGTCGTTTGCGGTTGTTGTAAATCATTAA
- the LOC116260882 gene encoding pentatricopeptide repeat-containing protein At3g05340 produces the protein MHPVPPPPPPPPSPPSWTALIQDQAWDGDVFGAFRAFSQMRRFGVRPNHVVFATLLGICGRRRILSLGASIHSLLLKSLSTLKPDVGISNSLVSMYCKCGRLPEALRIFQSIRVRDTVSWNAIISGCMTNDCIDEGWKFFKRMKSGLPSAVRVDSATLTTILASCTDHHHVPQLRMIHGVVIVNGFGGEVAVCNALLTGCFNCGEVEYAIKLFDEMSARNVVSWTAAISGLAQENMAVESIELFRKMRGSSDGVQPNAHTISASLMACSCLGDLKLGRQIHGVFLKMGLRIDAYVESSLVDMYTKCALVDDAWKVFETSEHKDTVSMTAMLVGFSLNGYEEVALQLFRQMMTEKTTEVQQDQTLISAVLGVCSSLSLGKQIHSTIIKTCLFKNVFVANSLISMYFDSGALEDAVKVFGEMGEGKNSVSWNTMIDGFANHGHFLRALQLYDEMRLNGHHPSDVTFLSLLHACSHGGLIDKGLQFFSSMIEYKMKPRMEHYACVVDMLGRAGLLSKAQAIIHNMPMLPGAVIWQALLGACGIHGDEETASYAASRLMLLESEKSETYALLSNVYSMAGRWDEKSRVYRKMKRLGIRKEAGLSWIEVQNHIP, from the coding sequence ATGCATCctgttcctcctcctcctcctcctcctccttctcctccttcctggACGGCTCTGATACAGGATCAAGCTTGGGATGGCGACGTCTTCGGCGCCTTCCGTGCCTTTTCTCAGATGCGTCGCTTCGGCGTCCGTCCAAATCACGTTGTCTTCGCGACCCTTCTTGGCATTTGTGGCAGACGCCGCATTCTTTCCTTGGGGGCCTCCATCCATTCTCTGCTTCTCAAATCGCTGTCCACCCTCAAACCCGACGTTGGTATCTCGAATTCCCTCGTCTCCATGTATTGCAAGTGCGGCCGGCTACCGGAGGCCCTTCGAATCTTCCAATCCATCCGCGTTCGAGACACAGTTTCTTGGAATGCCATCATCTCTGGTTGTATGACGAACGATTGTATTGACGAAGGTTGGAAATTCTTCAAGAGGATGAAATCTGGTTTGCCGTCGGCCGTCCGGGTTGATTCTGCCACTCTGACGACTATCCTTGCTTCTTGCACGGACCACCACCACGTTCCTCAGCTGAGGATGATCCACGGTGTTGTTATCGTTAATGGCTTTGGCGGAGAAGTGGCGGTTTGCAATGCTCTGCTCACGGGATGTTTTAATTGTGGCGAGGTCGAGTATGCCATCAAACTGTTCGACGAGATGTCTGCGAGAAATGTTGTATCTTGGACTGCTGCAATCTCCGGCCTTGCGCAGGAGAACATGGCAGTTGAGAGTATCGAATTGTTCCGGAAAATGCGTGGTTCAAGTGACGGTGTTCAACCAAATGCACACACAATCAGTGCCTCATTGATGGCATGTTCTTGCTTGGGTGACCTGAAGCTAGGCCGTCAGATTCATGGTGTTTTTCTTAAGATGGGATTACGAATAGATGCTTATGTTGAGAGTTCATTGGTGGACATGTATACGAAATGCGCGCTAGTCGACGATGCTTGGAAGGTTTTTGAGACGAGTGAGCACAAGGATACAGTATCCATGACTGCGATGCTTGTTGGTTTCTCTCTGAATGGGTATGAGGAAGTAGCTCTTCAGCTGTTCCGGCAGATGATGACGGAGAAAACAACAGAAGTTCAACAAGATCAGACCTTGATTTCAGCTGTTCTTGGAGTATGTTCCTCACTTTCCCTAGGAAAGCAAATACATTCAACTATAATAAAGACGTGCTTATTCAAGAACGTCTTTGTCGCCAACAGCTTGATTTCCATGTATTTCGACTCTGGTGCACTTGAAGATGCTGTAAAAGTGTTTGGTGAGATGGGTGAAGGAAAAAATTCGGTTTCATGGAACACCATGATTGATGGTTTTGCCAATCACGGCCATTTTTTGAGGGCTTTGCAACTCTACGATGAAATGAGGCTCAACGGTCACCATCCGAGTGATGTCACATTCCTCTCTCTTCTGCACGCTTGCAGTCATGGAGGACTGATTGATAAGGGGTTGCAGTTCTTCTCTTCCATGATTGAGTACAAAATGAAGCCCAGAATGGAGCACTATGCTTGTGTTGTTGACATGTTAGGAAGAGCTGGACTGCTAAGTAAAGCACAGGCCATCATTCATAATATGCCGATGCTGCCTGGTGCTGTTATTTGGCAAGCTCTTCTTGGTGCTTGTGGAATCCATGGGGACGAAGAAACTGCAAGTTATGCTGCATCTCGGCTGATGCTTTTAGAGTCAGAAAAGTCAGAAACTTATGCCTTATTATCCAATGTCTACTCCATGGCTGGAAGGTGGGATGAGAAATCAAGAGTTTAcaggaaaatgaaaagactCGGGATAAGAAAGGAAGCAGGCCTGAGCTGGATTGAGGTTCAAAACCATATACCATGA
- the LOC116260897 gene encoding uncharacterized protein LOC116260897 produces MKDFPSCFGENGVQVADFSSSSSSSSSSGGRQTAQNSVTCLYQSLIHGRPCLITVTWSKSLMGQSMTMVIDDATFCKVEVKPWLFAKRKGCRAIDINGCDKVEVYWDLFSARYGSGPEPLDGYYIALVVDREMVLLLGDLRKEAFRKTNSSSLGSSSVFLAKREHILSRSVYCTKARFRDNGRIHDIAIECETAGLVEPRLSVRIDEKMVLQVKRLAWKFRGNQTVLVDGLPVEIFWDVHNWLFGHVIGSAVFMFRTAMSVELSSNDSFSDLSPVSRWQTLKERKPQASLGFSLILYAWKNE; encoded by the coding sequence ATGAAAGATTTCCCTTCTTGTTTCGGCGAAAATGGGGTTCAAGTTGCAGACTTCTCGTCGTCTTCTTCGTCGTCCTCATCGTCCGGGGGGAGGCAGACGGCGCAAAATTCCGTTACATGCTTGTATCAGAGTTTGATCCACGGCCGTCCTTGCTTGATCACGGTTACATGGAGCAAGAGCCTGATGGGGCAGAGCATGACCATGGTGATAGATGACGCTACATTCTGCAAGGTTGAGGTCAAGCCTTGGCTCTTCGCCAAGAGGAAGGGCTGCAGGGCCATCGACATCAATGGGTGCGACAAGGTAGAGGTATATTGGGACCTGTTCTCTGCGAGGTACGGTTCCGGGCCCGAGCCTCTGGATGGCTACTACATCGCTCTGGTCGTGGATCGCGAGATGGTTCTCCTGCTCGGAGATTTGCGCAAGGAGGCATTCAGGAAGACGAACTCGAGCTCGCTTGGTTCGAGCTCCGTGTTCTTAGCGAAGAGGGAGCACATTTTGAGCAGGAGCGTCTACTGCACCAAGGCTCGATTCCGCGACAATGGAAGGATTCATGATATAGCCATCGAATGCGAGACGGCGGGGCTCGTGGAGCCGCGCTTGTCAGTCCGAATCGATGAGAAGATGGTTCTGCAGGTGAAAAGGCTGGCTTGGAAGTTCCGGGGGAATCAGACTGTGTTGGTCGATGGACTGCCTGTTGAGATCTTCTGGGATGTCCACAATTGGCTCTTTGGGCATGTGATCGGCAGTGCAGTCTTCATGTTTCGGACCGCCATGTCCGTGGAGTTGTCTTCTAACGATAGCTTCTCTGATCTTTCTCCTGTGTCCCGATGGCAGacattgaaagaaagaaagccgCAGGCCTCCTTAGGATTCTCGCTTATTCTGTATGCTTGGAAGAATGAGTAA
- the LOC116259910 gene encoding thioredoxin-like protein CDSP32, chloroplastic, with product MAAAASSSFLKIGSTISSHLSQSPQIKPFSLSLSPPPALLFLNRRPATALKQSGHGRRRRAATVTNSVAQERPAVDMDERVQKVHSIVEFDEALKQAKSRLVVVEYAASNSDQSKRIYPFMVGLSKACSDVNFLLVMGDESEELKALCAREKVDRVPHFTFYKNMEKIHEEDAIGPDELVGDVLYYGDNDAPIHQLHSREDVESLIRQHKADGKLIVLDVGLKHCGPCVKVYPTVVKLSKQMDNVVFARMNGDENESCMQFLKEMEVIQVPTFVFVRDGVLLGRYVGSGKGELIGEILRYQGVRVT from the coding sequence ATGGCTGCCGCAGCATCTTCGTCCTTCCTCAAAATTGGCTCTACCATCTCCTCCCACCTTTCACAATCCCCTCAAATCAAGCcattctctctgtctctctccccgCCTCCCGCCCTACTCTTCCTAAATCGTCGTCCTGCTACGGCGCTGAAGCAAAGCGGACATGGCAGGCGGCGGCGGGCGGCCACCGTCACCAACAGCGTCGCGCAGGAGCGGCCGGCGGTGGACATGGACGAACGGGTACAGAAGGTGCACAGCATCGTGGAGTTTGATGAGGCGCTGAAGCAGGCGAAAAGCCGGCTGGTGGTGGTGGAATACGCGGCCAGCAACAGCGACCAGAGCAAGCGCATTTACCCTTTCATGGTGGGGCTCAGCAAGGCCTGTTCCGACGTCAACTTCCTCTTGGTGATGGGCGACGAGTCGGAGGAGCTCAAGGCCCTCTGCGCCAGGGAGAAGGTGGATCGCGTCCCCCACTTCACCTTCTACAAGAACATGGAGAAGATCCACGAGGAGGATGCCATAGGCCCTGATGAGCTCGTCGGCGACGTCCTCTACTACGGCGACAACGATGCCCCCATCCACCAGCTGCACTCCCGGGAGGACGTCGAGAGCCTCATCCGGCAGCACAAGGCCGACGGCAAGCTCATCGTCCTGGACGTCGGGCTCAAGCACTGCGGCCCTTGCGTCAAGGTCTACCCCACCGTCGTCAAGCTCTCCAAGCAGATGGACAACGTCGTCTTCGCTAGGATGAACGGCGACGAGAACGAGAGCTGCATGCAGTTCCTCAAGGAGATGGAGGTCATCCAGGTGCCTACCTTCGTGTTCGTCAGAGACGGCGTGCTTCTTGGTAGGTACGTCGGCTCAGGGAAAGGCGAGCTCATTGGGGAGATTCTTAGATACCAGGGTGTTAGAGTTACTTAA
- the LOC116259802 gene encoding 24-methylenesterol C-methyltransferase 2-like, with the protein MDALALLCTTGLVFAGLYWFLCVLGAAEQKGKRAVDLGGGSISREKVEDRYRQYWAFFRKPKEIDRAEKVPHFVDTFYNLVTDIYEWGWGQSFHFSPSIKSKSHKEATRLHEVRAVDLLAVRAGDRVLDVGCGVGGPMRAIAAHSGARVVGITINEYQVDRARSHNRKAGLDSQCEVVCGNFLQMPFEDGSFDGAYSIEATCHAPKLEEAYAEVYRVLKPGALYVSYEWVTTPDYRPENPEHVEIIHGIEQGNALPGLRSYADVPEIARQVGFEVVKEEDLALPPALPWWSRLKMGRVAYWRNSVVVMVLTFLGIAPKGVDDVHEMLFKTAAYLTRGGETGIFTPMHMILLRKPIS; encoded by the coding sequence ATGGATGCTCTGGCGTTGCTCTGCACCACAGGGCTGGTGTTTGCCGGCCTGTACTGGTTCCTGTGCGTGTTGGGAGCGGCGGAGCAGAAGGGGAAGCGGGCGGTGGATCTGGGCGGAGGCTCCATCTCGCGGGAGAAGGTGGAGGACAGGTACCGGCAGTACTGGGCCTTCTTCCGGAAGCCCAAGGAGATCGATCGCGCTGAGAAGGTGCCGCACTTCGTCGACACCTTCTACAACCTCGTCACCGATATCTACGAGTGGGGTTGGGGACAGAGCTTCCACTTCTCCCCTTCCATCAAGTCCAAGAGCCACAAAGAGGCCACCCGCCTCCACGAGGTTCGCGCTGTCGACCTCCTCGCCGTCCGAGCCGGAGACCGAGTTCTTGACGTGGGCTGCGGCGTCGGCGGACCGATGCGCGCCATCGCCGCCCACTCCGGCGCCCGCGTCGTCGGGATCACCATCAACGAATACCAGGTGGATCGGGCCAGGAGCCACAACAGGAAGGCCGGGCTGGATTCCCAGTGCGAGGTCGTCTGCGGCAACTTCCTGCAGATGCCCTTCGAGGACGGCAGCTTCGACGGCGCGTACTCGATCGAGGCGACCTGCCACGCACCCAAGCTCGAGGAAGCCTACGCCGAGGTGTACAGGGTGCTGAAACCCGGAGCGCTCTACGTGTCGTACGAGTGGGTGACCACGCCCGACTACCGGCCGGAGAACCCGGAGCACGTCGAGATCATCCACGGCATCGAACAGGGGAACGCGCTCCCGGGGCTGAGGAGCTACGCGGACGTGCCGGAGATTGCGAGGCAGGTGGGGTTCGAGGTGGTGAAGGAGGAGGACCTGGCGCTGCCACCGGCGCTGCCGTGGTGGAGCAGGCTCAAGATGGGGAGGGTCGCCTATTGGCGCAACAGCGTGGTCGTGATGGTGCTGACCTTCCTGGGGATCGCCCCCAAGGGCGTCGACGACGTGCACGAGATGCTTTTCAAGACCGCTGCTTACCTGACCAGAGGCGGCGAGACGGGCATCTTCACTCCAATGCACATGATCCTTCTGAGGAAACCAATCTCTTAG